Proteins encoded by one window of Sorex araneus isolate mSorAra2 chromosome 3, mSorAra2.pri, whole genome shotgun sequence:
- the CCDC177 gene encoding coiled-coil domain-containing protein 177, with protein sequence MVDPVPREENAGAEPGGSGGNGAAASVAPDAQGAQQPATPSASASAAVPRKADVPCAAEGGRREQSPMLHLDLFNFDCPEAEGSRYVLTSPRSLEACARCAVKPVELLPRALADLVREAPGRSMRVATGLYEAYEAERRAKLQQCRAERERIVREEKRRLFTPLGPAAAAPSAGSSSSCSSASLPASPAPRGPRKASSSPSPARSQPPPAGSRTGRKSHSLDSLSRRRDGALSSESGASSSSYSGESLRETRWSSRATARHSYPAGSAASVPNPTGRPSALALPPIPSRSFSLGDLSHSPQTAQHVERIVRQVRAERGLRGVPERDRKIAALMLARHQEERLLLEQRAAAHGQWEQQRLRAEQRREREEREKQRVLEQGRRAWAAQVEERRGRRGREERETARRRQRQYERSEERRRELSERQGLLRRERAERAAQEDRLRKLQQEQNLKQREEGLQEGRARAQQVRRERAERAARTKQRQEGQLQREKRELSRAERARHEALLQGRVRQEHEDREGLRSSLEASLGRAQENYEQLVEQRARELRERARREELQGRRAKETAERKDREHREHLEALARVGERRLQHATQAVEEAVQQKARRVGQNRLEKERTQRANKEKVDRDEDCRRRELIQAIGRKLERSEQLSRERRSALESARSTARASFHVREKVREETNTRSFDRMVREAQLHASLDRK encoded by the coding sequence ATGGTGGATCCTGTGCCTCGAGAGGAGAATGCGGGAGCAGAGCCCGGAGGTTCGGGCGGGAATGGGGCGGCCGCATCCGTCGCCCCCGACGCCCAGGGCGCCCAGCAACCCGCCACCCCCTCGGCCTCGGCCTCGGCGGCGGTGCCCCGCAAGGCGGATGTCCCGTGCGCAGCAGAAGGCGGGCGGCGGGAGCAGTCCCCCATGCTGCACCTCGACCTCTTCAACTTCGACTGTCCCGAGGCTGAGGGCAGCCGCTACGTGCTGACCAGTCCCCGTTCGCTGGAGGCCTGCGCCCGCTGCGCCGTCAAGCCCGTGGAGCTGCTCCCGCGCGCCCTGGCCGACCTGGTGCGCGAGGCTCCGGGCCGCTCCATGCGCGTGGCCACCGGCCTGTACGAGGCCTACGAGGCGGAGCGGCGAGCCAAGCTGCAGCAGTGCCGGGCGGAACGCGAGCGCATCGTGCGCGAGGAGAAGCGGCGCCTCTTCACGCCTTTGGGCCCCGCGGCCGCGGCCCCCAGCGCGGGCAGCAGTAGCAGCTGCAGCAGCGCCAGCCTGCCGGCCTCGCCCGCGCCGCGCGGCCCCCGCAAGGCCTCCTCCAGCCCTTCCCCCGCCCGCAGCCAACCTCCCCCTGCAGGGTCGCGGACCGGGAGGAAGAGCCACTCTCTGGACTCGCTGTCTCGCCGACGGGATGGCGCCCTGAGCTCCGAGTCTGGCGCGTCGTCGTCGTCCTACAGCGGCGAGAGCCTGCGCGAGACGCGCTGGTCGTCGCGCGCCACGGCCAGGCACAGCTACCCGGCGGGGTCGGCGGCGTCCGTCCCCAACCCGACCGGGCGCCCGTccgccctggccctgcctccGATCCCCAGCCGGAGCTTCAGCCTCGGCGACCTGAGCCACTCGCCGCAGACGGCGCAGCACGTGGAGCGCATCGTGCGCCAGGTCCGCGCCGAGCGGGGCCTGCGCGGGGTGCCCGAGCGCGACCGCAAGATCGCGGCGCTGATGCTGGCGCGCCACCAGGAGGAGCGCCTGTTGCTGGAGCAGCGCGCCGCGGCCCACGGCCAGTGGGAGCAGCAACGCTTGCGCGCCGAGCAGCGGCGGGAGCGCGAGGAGCGCGAGAAGCAGCGCGTGCTGGAGCAGGGCCGGCGGGCCTGGGCGGCGCAGGTGGAGGagcggcggggccggcgcggcCGCGAGGAGCGCGAGAcggcgcggcggcggcagcggcagtACGAGCGCAGCGAGGAGCGGCGCCGGGAACTGAGCGAACGCCAGGGCCTACTGCGGCGGGAGCGGGCGGAGCGCGCGGCCCAGGAGGACCGGCTGCGCAAGCTGCAGCAGGAGCAGAACCTGAAGCAGCGCGAGGAGGGCCTGCAGGAAGGGCGGGCGCGGGCCCAGCAGGTCCGCAGGGAGCGCGCCGAGCGCGCGGCGCGCACCAAGCAGCGGCAGGAGGGCCAGCTGCAGCGCGAGAAGCGGGAGCTGAGCCGGGCCGAGCGGGCGCGCCACGAGGCGCTGCTGCAAGGCCGGGTTCGGCAGGAGCACGAGGATCGGGAGGGCCTGAGAAGCTCCCTGGAGGCCAGCCTGGGCCGCGCGCAAGAGAACTACGAGCAGTTGGTGGAGCAGCGCGCCCGGGAGCTGCGGGAGCGAGCCCGGCGGGAGGAGCTGCAGGGGCGGCGTGCCAAGGAAACCGCCGAGCGCAAAGATCGCGAGCATCGGGAGCACTTGGAGGCGCTGGCCCGGGTCGGAGAGCGGCGGCTGCAGCATGCCACCCAGGCGGTTGAGGAGGCGGTGCAGCAGAAGGCGCGGCGGGTGGGCCAGAACCGGCTGGAGAAGGAGCGGACCCAGCGCGCCAACAAGGAGAAGGTGGACCGGGACGAAGACTGTCGCCGCCGGGAGCTGATCCAGGCCATCGGGCGCAAGCTGGAGCGTAGCGAGCAGCTGTCACGCGAGCGGCGGAGCGCGCTGGAGAGCGCGCGCTCCACGGCCCGGGCCTCCTTCCACGTGCGCGAGAAGGTTCGCGAAGAGACCAACACGCGCTCCTTCGATCGCATGGTGCGCGAGGCGCAGCTGCACGCCAGCCTGGACCGCAAATGA